Genomic segment of Iocasia fonsfrigidae:
AGTTAAGGGTAAAGATGTTAAAAATCAAGAAGAAGGTCCCTGGTTTTATGAACAGCTAGAATTAGGATATAATTATCGCATGACAGATATACAGGCAGCATTAGGAATTTCACAATTGGAGAAGATTGATCAGTTTATAGATAGGCGTAAAGCGATAGTAAAGAGGTATAATGATGCTTTCCATGATTTTGATTTATTGGAGATACCTTTTCAAACTAAAGATATAAAGTCCAGTTGGCATTTATATGTGGTTAAGTTAAATTTAGAGAAATTGACTGTAAGCCGGAAGGAGATTTTTGAAGTATTGAGAAAAGAGAAATTGGGTGTTAATGTTCATTATATACCTGTTTACTATCATCCGTATTATCAAAATTTAGGCTATAAAAAAGGGATTTGCCCTGTAGCAGAAGATTTGTATGAAAGGATTATTACTTTACCTTTGTTTCCTCAAATGAAGAGTCAAGATGTAGAAGATGTAATTAAGATTGTATATAAAGTCTTAAACAATTATCGAAAATATTGATTAATATGGAGGGTGTATTATAAAATGAGTATTTAGCAAATAATCTAAATTAAAGTTAAGTTTACTGAGTAAGTTTTTTGTGATTTAGAAACTAAATAGTTTATTTAAGTAGACTTTAAAAGAGAGGAGAATTTTTAATGGAAATAATTGATTCATATCAACAGGATATAGCCAGTATCAAACAGGCCCTGGGGGTAAGTTCTTTAAGGCAGGCTATGCATCAGGATGCTGCTACTGTGGACAAGCTTCTGGAAGGTATGGAAGAAGGTAGTGAAGCAGTAAGGAGTGCAGTAGGGTCACATCTTGGTAATTATGTAGATGTATTAGTGTGAAACAAAAAGATTTGCTAGAACCACTACTTGTTAAGGAAGTAGTGGTTTTTTCATAAAAGCAAAAGAAAGGCAAACTGATTACTCATTAGACTTAGATCAACTGATTCAAGAAAAATAGAAGAAAGTAATGATTTCAAAAAAAGCCAACAGGGTTAACCTTGTTGGCTTTTTTGCTAAGTTGCCTGTGTTATTGTATAATTATAAGTAAACAGCTTAAAAATAATGTGTTTTTGCATAATATTAGGGCTTTTTGAGGATACAATTTAGTTGAAATATCTGGTATAATTAGACAGTACAGCAGGGAGGATGGCTTGTGAAGTTTTTCGACAGGAACTTAGTTAAAATGTTTCTTTTTTCTCTTTTAACTTGTACCTTGCTTTATGTTACATATGGTTTAGGATTTGAAGTTTTTTTAAAGTATAAAAGCTTTATACAGTATAGTCTATATTTTGTTTTTCTAATTGGTTTTATTTTGAGTGTCTTTTTCAATAAGAGTAGGGTCTTTTTCATCCTATTACTGTTTTTTTTGCTTAACATATTTCTCGGCCCTGTGGGTTATGAACTATTGAAAGGGGCAGGGGCTTTTTTTCTCCCATTTTCTATTGTTTTCTTTATTATAAGTATAAATATTATTATTGTCTCTTTTTATCGGGAAAGGGGGATATTTACTACCTGGGGATTAAGGCGTATTTTTATTATTTTTGGACAGTTATATATTCTTTATCTGCTAGTTACAAATAAATCCCTATATCAAGGTTTGCTGAGCTGTCTTAATAGTGACTTTTTATATCTGGGATTTCTGCAGAATCATTTTCAGGCTGCTGAGTTTTTAGTAGTATTATGGCTGTTGGCTTTTCTTGTCTTATTAGTTAAAGGTTTGGAACAGGCTGAAGATTATGCTTTTTTGTTTTTGCTTATACAGCTTTTTGTAACTATGTTTTTCCTGAAGGAATATCCCGGGATTTTACTATTGAAGTTTGCCTTTTTGTCTGTCCTGGCGCTTAATATAGCTATGATCAAGGATTTTTACTCAATGGCTTATCATGATGAGTTAACAGGCCTTCCTGCTAGAAGGGCTCTGCGTGAGGAGTTGTTGAAACTGGGTAATAGTTATTCCATAGCCATGTTAGATATTGACTTTTTTAAGAAGTTTAATGACAAATATGGTCATGATATTGGTGACCAGGTCTTAAAAATGGTGGCTGCTATGATGAAAAGGACAAAGGGGGGAGCCAGGGTATTTAGATATGGGGGCGAGGAATTTACCATCGTCTTTGCTGGTAAGGGTGTTAAAGAGGCCTATGATTATTTAGAGGAACTGCGCAGGGATATTGCTGATCATCCCTTTATTATCAGGAGTAAAAAGAGACCCCCCCAAAAACCTGATCAGGGTAAAAAGACGTCTTATCCGGCAGGCACGGAAAAGACTAAGATTACAGTGAGTATAGGTGTTGCTGAGAAAAAGGCTAGTCATGATAATGCTGCTGAAGTTATTAAGGAGGCTGATCAGGCCTTATATAGGGCAAAGAAAAAGGGAAGAAATAGAGTTGAGTATTAATCTTGTTTAATTAACTGTCCGCTAATAAGACAAACAACAAATATATTCGCCTAATTAGTGTTATAATTTTAAAGCTAAATAGATAATGACACTTATTGTAGTTAAGAGGAGGGAGTTAATTAGTTATTATCTCTTATTTTCCTGAAATAAGAGGATTAATTAATATTTTTTGCAGGATTTCCAGGTAAAAAAGAGAATTATAAATATTAAAAGGGATAAGAATAAGGAAATTAAGTGTTTGAAGGATTAAGGGGGGATTGTGCTTGAAGAGTGTATTGATTGTAGATGATGCCGCTTTTATGAGGTTAAATCTAAAGAATATCTTAAAGGATGAATATGAAATTGCTGGTGAGGCGCAAGATGGGCAGGAGGCGGTTGAGATGTATCAGGAGCTTCAGCCTGATTTTGTGACGATGGATATTACTATGCCGGTGATGGATGGCCTGGAAGCAATTAAGGCCATTAAAGATATTAATCCTGATGCCTGTATTGTTGTCTGTAGTGCTATGGGTCAGCAGAAAATGATCATTAAGGCTATTGAGGCTGGAGCAAAAGACTTTATAGTCAAACCATTTAAG
This window contains:
- a CDS encoding GGDEF domain-containing protein yields the protein MKFFDRNLVKMFLFSLLTCTLLYVTYGLGFEVFLKYKSFIQYSLYFVFLIGFILSVFFNKSRVFFILLLFFLLNIFLGPVGYELLKGAGAFFLPFSIVFFIISINIIIVSFYRERGIFTTWGLRRIFIIFGQLYILYLLVTNKSLYQGLLSCLNSDFLYLGFLQNHFQAAEFLVVLWLLAFLVLLVKGLEQAEDYAFLFLLIQLFVTMFFLKEYPGILLLKFAFLSVLALNIAMIKDFYSMAYHDELTGLPARRALREELLKLGNSYSIAMLDIDFFKKFNDKYGHDIGDQVLKMVAAMMKRTKGGARVFRYGGEEFTIVFAGKGVKEAYDYLEELRRDIADHPFIIRSKKRPPQKPDQGKKTSYPAGTEKTKITVSIGVAEKKASHDNAAEVIKEADQALYRAKKKGRNRVEY
- a CDS encoding response regulator, whose amino-acid sequence is MKSVLIVDDAAFMRLNLKNILKDEYEIAGEAQDGQEAVEMYQELQPDFVTMDITMPVMDGLEAIKAIKDINPDACIVVCSAMGQQKMIIKAIEAGAKDFIVKPFKEERVVEAVKKLGL